In one window of Juglans regia cultivar Chandler chromosome 3, Walnut 2.0, whole genome shotgun sequence DNA:
- the LOC108986256 gene encoding mannan endo-1,4-beta-mannosidase 6-like isoform X2 → MITMDTLMKKNLLHIIFGIMIVIQMSSSSTIFAGATGDLEEQVMDTMVEAGTENHLAYDHSRRINELGSMEDDAWQMVGKKGNQFVVNDQPFYLNGFNTYWLMVFAADQSTRVKVTDLFKQASSVGLTVCRTWAFNDGQWRALQKSPSVYDEEVFKALDFVVSEAKKYKIRLILSLTNNWDAYGGKAQYVKWGKAAGLNVTSGDDFFSDQTLRSYYKAHVKTVLNRVNTLTNITYKDDPTIFAWELMNEPRCTSDPTGNKLQSWIQEMAVYVKSMDPKHLVEIGSEGFYGPSTPGRVQLNPNTYAQQVGTDFIRNHQVLGVDFASVHIYADSWISQSISDAHLQFTKSWMDAHIEDAEKDLGMPVVFAEFGVSSRDPGYNLSFRNTLLNTVYKTQLDSTKKGGSGAGSLLWQLFPEGTENMDDGYAIVLSKSPSTSHIISLHSSRLGIFNSRCSWKCNWGCKKKPALETFLYHDDL, encoded by the exons ATGATCACCATGGATACTCTcatgaaaaagaatttgttgCACATTATCTTTGGGATTATGATTGTTATTCAAATGAGTTCAAGTTCCACCATATTTGCAGGTGCCACTGGAGATTTAGAGGAGCAAGTGATGGATACCATGGTGGAGGCCGGCACTGAAAATCATTTAGCATATGATCATAGCAGAAG GATTAATGAGCTGGGTAGCATGGAAGATGATGCATGGCAAATGGTAGGAAAGAAAGGGAACCAATTTGTGGTTAACGACCAACCTTTCTATTTAAATGGATTCAACACGTATTGGTTGATGGTATTTGCTGCGGATCAGTCCACCAGGGTTAAGGTCACGGACTTGTTTAAACAAGCATCTTCAGTGGGTCTAACAGTTTGCAGGACATGGGCATTTAATGATGGACAATGGCGAGCTCTCCAGAAATCTCCTTCAGTTTACGACGAGGAAGTTTTCAAG GCCTTGGATTTTGTGGTGAGTGAAGCAAAGAAATACAAGATCCGGCTCATACTATCGTTAACTAACAACTGGGATGCGTATGGAGGCAAAGCACAGTATGTGAAATGGGGAAAAGCTGCTGGCCTCAATGTAACATCCGGAGATGACTTCTTCTCTGATCAAACTCTCAGGAGCTACTACAAGGCGCATGTTAAG ACGGTTCTTAATAGAGTCAATACACTCACAAACATAACTTACAAGGACGACCCCACTATCTTTGCATGGGAGCTGATGAACGAACCTCGATGCACCTCTGATCCCACTGGAAATAAACTGCag TCATGGATACAAGAAATGGCAGTCTATGTGAAGAGCATGGATCCAAAACACTTGGTGGAGATTGGCTCGGAAGGATTTTATGGTCCCTCAACACCTGGCAGGGTTCAGTTGAACCCAAATACATACGCCCAACAAGTGGGAACTGATTTCATTAGGAACCATCAGGTTCTTGGTGTTGATTTCGCTTCAGTTCACATTTATGCAGACTCTTG GATTTCACAATCAATATCTGATGCCCATCTGCAATTCACGAAGTCGTGGATGGACGCTCACATAGAAGATGCTGAGAAAGATCTCGGGATGCCTGTTGTGTTTGCTGAATTTGGGGTATCATCAAGGGACCCTGGCTACAACTTGTCATTCCGGAACACCCTTCTCAACACAGTTTACAAGACCCAATTGGACTCTACAAAGAAGGGAGGAAGTGGTGCCGGGAGTCTTCTGTGGCAGCTTTTCCCTGAAGGGACGGAAAACATGGATGATGGATATGCAATTGTTTTGTCAAAATCTCCGTCAACATCACACATCATATCCCTTCATTCCTCAAGGCTCGGGATCTTCAACTCCCGTTGCTCTTGGAAATGCAATTGGGGTTGCAAGAAGAAGCCTGCTTTGGAGACATTCCTCTACCATGACGATCTGTAA
- the LOC108986256 gene encoding mannan endo-1,4-beta-mannosidase 6-like isoform X1: MITMDTLMKKNLLHIIFGIMIVIQMSSSSTIFAGATGDLEEQVMDTMVEAGTENHLAYDHSRSYGINELGSMEDDAWQMVGKKGNQFVVNDQPFYLNGFNTYWLMVFAADQSTRVKVTDLFKQASSVGLTVCRTWAFNDGQWRALQKSPSVYDEEVFKALDFVVSEAKKYKIRLILSLTNNWDAYGGKAQYVKWGKAAGLNVTSGDDFFSDQTLRSYYKAHVKTVLNRVNTLTNITYKDDPTIFAWELMNEPRCTSDPTGNKLQSWIQEMAVYVKSMDPKHLVEIGSEGFYGPSTPGRVQLNPNTYAQQVGTDFIRNHQVLGVDFASVHIYADSWISQSISDAHLQFTKSWMDAHIEDAEKDLGMPVVFAEFGVSSRDPGYNLSFRNTLLNTVYKTQLDSTKKGGSGAGSLLWQLFPEGTENMDDGYAIVLSKSPSTSHIISLHSSRLGIFNSRCSWKCNWGCKKKPALETFLYHDDL, encoded by the exons ATGATCACCATGGATACTCTcatgaaaaagaatttgttgCACATTATCTTTGGGATTATGATTGTTATTCAAATGAGTTCAAGTTCCACCATATTTGCAGGTGCCACTGGAGATTTAGAGGAGCAAGTGATGGATACCATGGTGGAGGCCGGCACTGAAAATCATTTAGCATATGATCATAGCAGAAGTTATGG GATTAATGAGCTGGGTAGCATGGAAGATGATGCATGGCAAATGGTAGGAAAGAAAGGGAACCAATTTGTGGTTAACGACCAACCTTTCTATTTAAATGGATTCAACACGTATTGGTTGATGGTATTTGCTGCGGATCAGTCCACCAGGGTTAAGGTCACGGACTTGTTTAAACAAGCATCTTCAGTGGGTCTAACAGTTTGCAGGACATGGGCATTTAATGATGGACAATGGCGAGCTCTCCAGAAATCTCCTTCAGTTTACGACGAGGAAGTTTTCAAG GCCTTGGATTTTGTGGTGAGTGAAGCAAAGAAATACAAGATCCGGCTCATACTATCGTTAACTAACAACTGGGATGCGTATGGAGGCAAAGCACAGTATGTGAAATGGGGAAAAGCTGCTGGCCTCAATGTAACATCCGGAGATGACTTCTTCTCTGATCAAACTCTCAGGAGCTACTACAAGGCGCATGTTAAG ACGGTTCTTAATAGAGTCAATACACTCACAAACATAACTTACAAGGACGACCCCACTATCTTTGCATGGGAGCTGATGAACGAACCTCGATGCACCTCTGATCCCACTGGAAATAAACTGCag TCATGGATACAAGAAATGGCAGTCTATGTGAAGAGCATGGATCCAAAACACTTGGTGGAGATTGGCTCGGAAGGATTTTATGGTCCCTCAACACCTGGCAGGGTTCAGTTGAACCCAAATACATACGCCCAACAAGTGGGAACTGATTTCATTAGGAACCATCAGGTTCTTGGTGTTGATTTCGCTTCAGTTCACATTTATGCAGACTCTTG GATTTCACAATCAATATCTGATGCCCATCTGCAATTCACGAAGTCGTGGATGGACGCTCACATAGAAGATGCTGAGAAAGATCTCGGGATGCCTGTTGTGTTTGCTGAATTTGGGGTATCATCAAGGGACCCTGGCTACAACTTGTCATTCCGGAACACCCTTCTCAACACAGTTTACAAGACCCAATTGGACTCTACAAAGAAGGGAGGAAGTGGTGCCGGGAGTCTTCTGTGGCAGCTTTTCCCTGAAGGGACGGAAAACATGGATGATGGATATGCAATTGTTTTGTCAAAATCTCCGTCAACATCACACATCATATCCCTTCATTCCTCAAGGCTCGGGATCTTCAACTCCCGTTGCTCTTGGAAATGCAATTGGGGTTGCAAGAAGAAGCCTGCTTTGGAGACATTCCTCTACCATGACGATCTGTAA